Below is a genomic region from Drosophila kikkawai strain 14028-0561.14 chromosome X, DkikHiC1v2, whole genome shotgun sequence.
CGCTGAACAGTATTAATCGAGGAGGTGCCAGCGGCAGTGGCTATGGTATTGACTTGATCCGTACCATCAGTCGTCGTCTTGGTCGTATGGGCAGTCGTTGTATTCACAAATATATCATTAACGGCCGCCGCCTTATTCTCCGAAGCGATAATCTCTTCCAGTTCATTGGGATCAACGCCGCCGGTGAGACGACGTTGCTTTTGCCGCAAATGCTGCAGCTCCTCGGGTGAACGTTGTTTGCGGAACTCATAGACCAGCGGATAAATGTGTTGAATCGCTGATTCCACATCATTTACACTGGCCGctggggagagagagagaaagatacATAATTAAGCATCTTTTCTTAACTGCTAACAAATATTTCAACTTACCTGTCACGGTTATGCTCCCCGTTGAGAAGATCTTGAGGGTGGCCTTAGGTTCAATCATTTTGTATGTGACTCCCGGATGCAGCTCCGGCTCATAGCTGGCATTAGCCCGATGCCGTTCCGAAAAGTTAACAATCTTGATTGCCCAGGGCATGCTGCAGGTGCCCAAAACGTTAACGATGCGAAAGTTTTGGAAACGAGTTGGGAAGCCCAATTTGCCCAAACATCGGGCATAGCGACGGGCAGCGACCTTGGCCTGGAAGGAATAAtgaaatttcaatattaattgtaaataaatcaataataataaactttaccATTGGTTCAGAGGTGGCGCCCGTACACGTTATCCTGCCGGAAGACCAAATCGAGGCCGTGGTATATGGATGTCGCAGCTTCATCGTCACCATCCCATTCTCCCGTCGATACTCCACATTGGAGCCATTCAAGGCAATTTCGCGCAGCTTCAAGTGACAGCGAACACTGAACGAGCAGACTACATTATTGATGGTTATGTCCAGTTCCGGCTCATCGCCATCGGATGAATTGCccgccaccagctccagcGGCTGTTCCTGCAGGATGCTGGCCGCCTCAGGCTCCTTCTCTacggcatcatcatcatcatcgttgtTCTTGATCACAGGTTCATTCAACACAAGTGGCTCCATTTTGTTCGTTATGAGGCAACGGTTCCCGCTGATGCCGCCATTCGTGGAAGCTACAACTGCAGCTGCTGatcttgttgctgctgttgctgttgtaacaactccgctgctgctgctactgttgcTGGTCAAGATTCGGCTTTTGGTGCCATTGGACAGCACAATGGTATCCCCATTGACCAATTTCTTTTGCACGGTGGGTGATGGTGGTGCCCCGTTGCCACCGGTCGTTTGCAGTTTGCTAAATTGCGAAAAATAACGAACTGTGCCGGAGGAGGCAACTGTCGCTGCACTGGATGAGGTAGCAGAACCCACACCGACTATAGTGGCGCCTCCAATCTTTCCAGTTACTTGtgcggccgctgccgctgctgctgccgccgccgccgcttgGCGATTGGCCATAAATGTAGCAGTGGGCGTTAGGTAAACTCGTGGAGCATTGGCCAGCACCGCCGAGGAGACGACACTGCTGGTGCCCACTCCGGATCCAGTGCTGGTGGCCTTTAAGCCGCCGTTTAAATTTCCAACCGGTAAGCTCACCATTTCGTTATGCATCATCTTTTGCTGGCACAGAGGGTGCCTGGGTCCCGGCGGGAACTGCTGATACTTGAGGTACTCTTGCTGCTGGCGAACTAGTCGTTTTTGAAGCtgaatttccttttttgtcGGGGGCTGATAATTTGGATTTTGTAATCTCCGCAAACGGATCTCCTCGGCCTCTTTTTGCTGGGCGCGTAAGCACTCCTCGTGGACGCGAACTTGCTGCTTGGTATCGGATTCCTGAATTCGGGACTTGGACTGCTTTCCCAGCGATTTCTTTAGAAGATTTTCACGCTCGTCTATCGCCTGGTCTTCCCTTACTTTGACGTCAAGCAATAGCTGGATTCGAATATTATGCAGTCTACGGCCTTCTTCGATGCTAATTGATGGCGTTGGTGTAGTTATTGGTCTTTGTTGTGGTGTTGGTGCAGTTGTTGGAGTAGGTATTGGTGTTGGCGTTGGTGTAGTTGTGGGTGTTGGTGTAGGTATTAACGTGGGAGGCCTTGGTGTAGATAAGAAAGTAGTTATTGACCTTGGTGTAGTTATTGGTGTTGGTGTAGGTATTGGTATTTGTTGTCGAAGTTTTGCCAATTGTAGgtcccttttttttaatatcgaTATCGCGGTATGAAGCAGTAGATTTTCTATATTATCAGCTTTCCTTTCCAACCGTAgaagtacttttttttttgtttcggcACTCAAATTTCGAGAGATTCCTGCCGGTAGCTTTTTCCGTAACTGTTGCAGATGTCCAGATAACTTGCCTTCGGGcaaaatattagatattaTTAATACGGTAaacataaatacatttaatttctcCTGCCTTACTCTTAAACTTTgatatttgtttgcatttctgATTCTGTTCTTGCTTCCGAACGACTGGGTTTGAATGTTTGGTCGAATTATTATTCTTGCTCTCGCTTGAAGATCCCACAATAACCTCCTGATCTGCAggcaatttacatttttaagcaATAGTTATCGGtgcattaaatatttcctgCCTTActtgtaaaatttaatatttgttttcgttttcccgctaaacttttttctttgaaTGCTCTTTGATGCACAAAACTCTCTTGATCtgcagaaaatataaattccaaATTAATTTGGTTTTCGACAACTATTCATCATTTTTTTAACGATATTTATCGATAGGGCTCTGATCACAACTACCGTTTCCATGAGCaaagtttttttgtattgttatacattttttattttttttttaaccgaCAAAGTTATTCAAAAACATATCTCTTAACGtcaaaattttagtttattatgATTGTTGTAATTTTCCTTATTTGATTTTGCTTCTGATTGTTCTACAACAAGTTTATATTGTTGAAAAACTTCTTACTTCTTCTTACCTTGATAATTGTTTGCTTGTAAGCCGCCTCTTGTCGAACTATATAGGCCTCGtacgtgttgttgttgttgttgttgttgttggaaaAATAGCTGTTGTAGCTTTTGCTGTTCCTGTTGGTAATGCTGTTGTAGATCCAATTGTTcctgttggtgttgctgtaGCACTTGCTGTTTGTATTGCTGTTGATCTTGCTGTAGCTGTTGGATTATGTTATGCCGTTCGTTATACGTTTTTTGTAGTATTAGACGGTGTTGTAGGTGTTGCTTTCTTATATATAATTGGTgacttttttgcttttgcagcagttgcagttctttttgcttttgttccTGCTGTaactgttgctgccgctgttgcagTTGTTGATGCAGTTCTTGTAGCTGCTGCTGTAGTTGCTGCTGTAGCTGCACCTGTTGCAGTTGTTGTAGCACTTGTTGTTGCAGTTTTTGTAGCTGCTGCTGTATGAGTtggtggagctgctgctggtgtagTTGTTGTACCTGTTGTTGTAACTGTTGCAGTTTCTGTGGCTGTTTATACCACTGCAGCTGCAGTTGTAGCTGTTGCCaccgttgctgctgttgtagCCGTCTTTTTTGCTGCTTTTGCAGCTGTTGTAGCTttagctgttgctgctgttgctgttgcagctgTGGTAGCTGTTGCAGCCGCTGCTGATGTTGTATTAagtgctgccgctgctgttttAGCTTTTGTAGCTGTTGCtgtagctgctgctgtgcgCGTTTCTCCTGCAACTTTAATTGTCTCTTTCGGTGCAGTGAATTCTTGTCACTAGATAGCTTGAGATCGTCTGCaactaaataaaattccaTTAGTTTTcttaatatcaaataaaagaGCTTTGCTCTTACCTTTagaattttgtatttgttgttttttgcccGAAAACTGTACCCCTTGCTTTGttctttctttgttttcttttagatCTGAAAAAAggaataacatttttattttatttgcaacaTAAATAAGGGTGAATTATATTTACCTTTTCCGCAAGTAACGTGGTCTTCCTTCTGATATATTCTGGCCTGTTTTAAAGTTCCTAACTCTGGAGTTGCCTGCCCggcaatatttttttgaaggacTGATTTCTCCGGCAGGCTGTTTTCCGTTGGCTTCTTCTTCAAGCCAAATAATACAGTTTCAGGTACTGACGATGGAGGAGTTTGTAGCTTGCCCTCAAGTCCTATTTTCTTAACAATTTCAATATCTTTCTTTGCCTCGGCCCCCTTCTTACGCCAATCTTTTGGTATTGCCGAATTTTGTTGATGGCGAAGAAGCGCTTCTCTGCTGGAgtggtttatatatattgttttaggCAGATgatagattttaatgcaagCGCTGTTATCAAAGTTTTTGGTATATATAGAGTGTTTTCttgcgtgtgtgtatgtgtgtttgcagttatatatataatttcatatatatatatatattgtgtgGTGTATATATGGGTCTGGGTCTGAAGTCTTTGGGCAACTTACATAGTGgccatatttaaatattacttgCTCAAATTATCTTCTGTATTCTTCGGGTTTCTTGTACCAACTAAGCTTAATACTATATtgatttgttggttttttcttcttatttttcttttttgttgtatataaGGCTAAAAGTGATTCTTTTTGTTAAGTTTTaacaaatgttttttgttttggttgtgTGTCGTATGTGTGTTTTTCCTAATCGTTTTCACTTAtgcttttgttttacttttgatgccaaaaatacttttattttttcgactaatcttttgaaatattcttttttttcagttagTTTTAGTTGCTGTGTGTTTTGTGTCACTATTTTCTTCTTgatggttttttctttttatgtttaatgaTAACTAATTCTTGTGTGtattacaattattttctAGTCTTCCGTTCTTTTCTCCTTGTTGTTTCtagcttgttgttgttatagttgttgctgttgttgttttgttgttgttcctttGTAGCAGTCTggaaagaaagaaatgaattcaaaaatattagaaaagtgAAATAGAAAAAATCAGCTGTTTTCAATAGCaggaaaattaaagaaaaaaaacatttgcatttttccAATATTAAGATTCATTAATAAACCTGAAAGAGTCAATGGGACGACGAGCCTTAGGAAGATGAATATGTGGAATTCACTCCACAATCCACTCTCAACACTCACTCTCTCGTCGACCTCGAATCCAATCCACAATTTACAAAAGTCTAAGTGTAAGtgtaattaaaactaaagctTTTGCTGgcaataaaaattacaaacaaaaataataacaataataaagaaaaagaacGTCAAACGTaacagcaaacacacacacacacacatacacacaattGCTGCACAACCAacgaaaataaactaattaattaataattgaaataacAAATAGAGATGACAGACCGGCAGGCGGCCTACTGGTcccaaaaacatttttgaaaatagTCAAGACTTAcgaaattttaagaatataaatagtactttttttttaatatttaagcttggaaaatattctttaaaaaaaaatctatttgtaataaaaaaccAACTGCAAAATCTTCACTATAACTTTTTCAAGACTTACATCCCGGACTCATTTCTAAAATAGAATGGACATTTTTGTCGCCTGCACCTGTTAGTAAACAGCATTTTAACAGTTTTCTAGGATCGGCAACGTCTGGCGCTGACCTTAACATAGATTTCATTAGCTGTTGATGGGTGCAAAGGAAAGGCAAGGAGGAGAAACAGCAAAAGGAGGAGAGCCGACTAGACAAACAGATGGCGCGGGGAGGGAGGTAGGATGGTTGGGTGGTGTGCGCAAAAGTTATTGTACATCACTTCTGGGTCAAGGACGCGCTCGCACAAAAAGTGGAACACTGTCGTCAATTGAGCACAGCAATATAGTAATAGCAACAAAAATTGCATCAACAGTGACGAAAATACCAgccacaacaataacaacaacaacaaaaaaaaagtcacaGTCATTTAAGCATCTCAACATAAAACTGCAACATCTCATTCGCGCACCCACAGCACACATTGGTTGCTTGTCAAAATGCAACAGTGTTCTATTTTCGGAgcaaagtgcaaatgaaaaatTGTTATTGCAAATTAGCAAATTGCGATAAATTAGAACAGAGCGGAATGACACAAAacgaaaatatgtataagAGTACTAAATACATTGTATTGTGCATAACTCTTACAGGAAGAGAAAGATAAATAGAATGATTCGACCCAATACCCAATACTTTTTTGcatttagaaaaaatttctTAGTTTTCGGGCaagtttttctaaatttaaggACAATTTTTACTGATTTAAGACAAAATGTAGTTACTTTTACAgtaagtaaatattaataaagcaCCTATTTAATATGTAGCACATATTTAAAAGCACAGTGTAATAGCACAAACATGTAACTGATCGCCACTGTCCATACTTAAGGACGGCAACCGTCACTTCATTTCAGAGATGTtaaaaccagttgggaattatatgtGCAAACGTGTAAAAATATTCGCAAACAATATTAAGGCAAATTCGACATGGTttttaatgcaaatttaatctttaaattcaaataaaatacctaaacaaaggcaaaaacaattgtccttaattttggaaaaaaaaaaaaacaaaagtggtaattttttctttgttgtaaaaaaaaacttatcttagattttgttttataGAATCACAGCCCTAAGCtccaattattattaataattacgAATTATGAAGTTTCCAAAAAGAACCTGGTATGCTAAAATGCAGTTGATTACCAATTAAAATTCTATTTTGTAGTTACAATTCGATAAAAGTATCTATGtatctacatacatacatgcaaTTATTGCTGGATACCGAGTATTGAGATTCCACAAACACTTGTTGTTTTATTGCCGGGACcggatgtacatatatatatgtatgtacatatttacacATTTATGTAGATTGTTTCTTATGCACCCTCCCCCATACATGTTAAATGTGATtcatttacgaaaaaaaagggcacaccaacgaaatgaaattgaataaaactttataaaacTGAACGAGCATGAAACATCATTTGTGTGCCGGTGTGCGGGGGTGTTGTTTGGGTCAAAGCTTTTTTAGGTGACCCACAAAAAGAAGCAAATTGGTGCGCCTGTGATTCTTCTGAACGATAAAGAATAAAGAGTGCTGTTCAGCATTAGGGGTTgctttgattaatttattcaaaacaGCTGTgatgaattttctttatcTGAGTTTTATGAAATCAGCTGTCATTTTATCaaggtaattttattttttgacgTTTCAGATAATAACCAGAACCAACATGTTCTAGCCATACTTATGCACATacctaaattttaaataaataattataatagcATTATTGttgatctttttttttttttttttttttgatccAAAAAACTGAAGTTATTGGCTAATCTTAATTTGGCATTGAGGAACCGAGCAttaaacacattttttgtCGTACAAACACTTTTAAAACCCACTTTTGTGATCTGAATTCCTTCTTTTTcccgtttttgttttctgtgttttaAATCTAGGAACTTGGTAGAATGATTTCAATTTCAACTCTTAGAATACATATCTATTTATACACAGAACTGCGCTGCAATGCGCCTTAACCGATATTCACTGTAAGCAGTAATCaagcaaaaccaaaataattgaaacaaagcgaagcaaaacaaaacgaatTTTAAACGAAACGGAACGTCACTGGCACGAACACAACGATacgtgcgtgcgtgtgtgtgtggacgTTGGAGCTCACATGACGTCGGCATTTGacgtttttttgttgttgctctcaGTTTCTCTCTCCCGATTCTAAAATCCCGCTCTTAATAGCACGCTCTCTTTGCTCTCTGCTATTTATAACAGCTCGGCAACAGagcgacagcaacaacaaattgcGGGTCAAAAATAGGAagcaatataaaaaataaaaaaaaaaataaataaaaacaatgcacAATGCAAATGCGAATGCCGCTCATTgcttaaatttcaataaagaAAGATAAATAGACAAGAACCTAGAgagtcagccagccagccagagaATGCGAAAAATctaccaaaaatatttgatcgAAATCAAATTCAGAAACACGCGCAGACACCGATATCCTCAgaagaaaatagaaataagTGCGCGCctgaattgaaaatttaaatttacgcAAAAAATACCCCTAGATATTGTAcgaaaaaccaacaacaaaaggggggaaaatggTACAATTCAGTTCattaacccaaaaaacaaaaaaacgaaaaggaaaattaaaacgCGAACGAGAACAACAAACAGACAAAACGAATGCAGAGTGCGAAAAAagtcaaataaaacaaaaggcattatactaataataataacgaacaacaataacagcgaGCACACAGTGCAAGCAGCGTTCCAAAAGGCAAAACAGAAATaagaattgaaaaaaattaaatgaactGCGAATTTCAGGTTCAAGGCCAAGCGACATACACATAATTCACAATTGTCAATTCGCGCAATTCACAATTGACAGTCACCTTTTTGGATAGTTTCTATATGTACATAGCTTCCTATGCTTAAATGtataatacatacataaaatctataatttttataagttAACCTTGCGTTCTTGAGCACTGGAGCCTGAAAATAAAATCcagctttattattattttaaaaccaatCAAAGTGTTCGTTACAGAACCAACTAGAGGTTAATAAACGCAGCCCAAAGTTCTGCCAGATTATTTTCTCACGATTCGtggaatatatgtatgtatgtacatacatattcacCCCTACATTCCGCCCCCTTTCCGCCCACTATAATCACTCACTTTGGCGACGTTCCATTCCCTAGAGCTCTCCAATTTCAGTGGAATATGGTAGGGTCGCCTCTTTTTCAATTTCGTCCA
It encodes:
- the Trf2 gene encoding uncharacterized protein Trf2 isoform X5 — protein: MATIREALLRHQQNSAIPKDWRKKGAEAKKDIEIVKKIGLEGKLQTPPSSVPETVLFGLKKKPTENSLPEKSVLQKNIAGQATPELGTLKQARIYQKEDHVTCGKDLKENKERTKQGVQFSGKKQQIQNSKVADDLKLSSDKNSLHRKRQLKLQEKRAQQQLQQQLQKLKQQRQHLIQHQQRLQQLPQLQQQQQQQLKLQQLQKQQKRRLQQQQRWQQLQLQLQWYKQPQKLQQLQQQVQQLHQQQLHQLIQQQLQKLQQQVLQQLQQVQLQQQLQQQLQELHQQLQQRQQQLQQEQKQKELQLLQKQKSHQLYIRKQHLQHRLILQKTYNERHNIIQQLQQDQQQYKQQVLQQHQQEQLDLQQHYQQEQQKLQQLFFQQQQQQQQHVRGLYSSTRGGLQANNYQGKLSGHLQQLRKKLPAGISRNLSAETKKKVLLRLERKADNIENLLLHTAISILKKRDLQLAKLRQQIPIPTPTPITTPRSITTFLSTPRPPTLIPTPTPTTTPTPTPIPTPTTAPTPQQRPITTPTPSISIEEGRRLHNIRIQLLLDVKVREDQAIDERENLLKKSLGKQSKSRIQESDTKQQVRVHEECLRAQQKEAEEIRLRRLQNPNYQPPTKKEIQLQKRLVRQQQEYLKYQQFPPGPRHPLCQQKMMHNEMVSLPVGNLNGGLKATSTGSGVGTSSVVSSAVLANAPRVYLTPTATFMANRQAAAAAAAAAAAAQVTGKIGGATIVGVGSATSSSAATVASSGTVRYFSQFSKLQTTGGNGAPPSPTVQKKLVNGDTIVLSNGTKSRILTSNSSSSSGVVTTATAATRSAAAVVASTNGGISGNRCLITNKMEPLVLNEPVIKNNDDDDDAVEKEPEAASILQEQPLELVAGNSSDGDEPELDITINNVVCSFSVRCHLKLREIALNGSNVEYRRENGMVTMKLRHPYTTASIWSSGRITCTGATSEPMAKVAARRYARCLGKLGFPTRFQNFRIVNVLGTCSMPWAIKIVNFSERHRANASYEPELHPGVTYKMIEPKATLKIFSTGSITVTAASVNDVESAIQHIYPLVYEFRKQRSPEELQHLRQKQRRLTGGVDPNELEEIIASENKAAAVNDIFVNTTTAHTTKTTTDGTDQVNTIATAAGTSSINTVQRSKQLESYRNMMQQTQEERRHIPFHGSTTTATALNASKPSTSAAATATASSSSSSSTTDNICASARRRATECWATKLQNKRPRYNAASTASTNNSFSNVASTSAQAQAQSQAQAQTHLRNPLKTAALANARMRGTGQTPMNLALNPSSSSSSSSVAAASRLVASGSSAGFLQAQQRQQQQQRLLQQQQLQQKLLGQQRSFSPSDFQVDDLIEEEESNELDCQY